A single genomic interval of Rhodopseudomonas palustris harbors:
- a CDS encoding Bug family tripartite tricarboxylate transporter substrate binding protein codes for MIEPLYPRSRISRRSILRGAAAIATLPLLPRLARAAGWPTRQVTLVVPFTSGGTTDMLARLIAARLSEHYGQSFVIDNRSGESGNIAASYVAKVPADGYTFIIGTPGIHATNRLVYRTMGYDPATDFTPVIVIARVPNLLSVTKSLPVTSVADLISYARQRPRELFYGVSALGSTGHLSTELFKTMTGVEITAVPYKGSAPMLRDLAEGRVHLTIDNLPASKPLLEAGEIRPLAVTTAKRWPPLSHLPTIAEAGVPGYETASWFTIGAPRGTPTEIVTSLNTTVAAFLGSDSGTAKLREIGAEPGGGSPQDMQRHVEAEIARWEKVAKTAGIAPL; via the coding sequence ATGATCGAACCCCTCTATCCGCGATCGCGTATCAGCCGGCGCAGCATTCTGCGCGGAGCGGCCGCGATCGCCACCCTGCCGCTGCTGCCGCGCCTCGCGCGCGCCGCCGGCTGGCCGACCCGGCAGGTGACGCTGGTCGTGCCGTTCACCTCCGGCGGCACCACCGACATGCTGGCCCGGTTGATCGCGGCCCGACTCTCGGAGCATTACGGCCAGTCCTTTGTCATCGACAATCGCAGCGGCGAGAGCGGCAATATCGCGGCTTCCTACGTCGCCAAGGTGCCTGCGGACGGCTACACCTTCATCATCGGCACGCCCGGCATCCACGCCACCAATCGCCTCGTGTATCGGACCATGGGCTACGATCCGGCCACCGACTTCACCCCGGTGATCGTGATCGCCCGCGTCCCGAACCTGTTGTCGGTGACCAAATCGCTGCCGGTGACCAGCGTCGCGGACCTGATCAGCTACGCGCGGCAGCGCCCGCGCGAACTGTTCTATGGCGTGTCGGCGCTGGGCTCGACCGGGCATCTGTCGACCGAACTGTTCAAGACCATGACGGGCGTCGAGATCACGGCGGTGCCGTACAAGGGATCGGCACCGATGCTGCGCGATCTCGCGGAAGGCCGCGTGCATCTCACCATCGACAATCTGCCGGCTTCCAAACCGCTGCTCGAGGCAGGCGAGATCCGTCCGCTCGCGGTGACCACCGCCAAGCGCTGGCCGCCGCTGTCGCACCTGCCGACCATCGCGGAAGCCGGCGTGCCGGGCTACGAGACCGCCTCCTGGTTCACCATCGGGGCGCCCCGCGGCACGCCGACGGAGATCGTCACCAGCCTCAACACCACAGTCGCGGCGTTCCTCGGCAGCGACAGCGGGACGGCGAAACTCCGCGAGATCGGTGCCGAGCCGGGCGGCGGGTCACCCCAAGATATGCAGCGTCACGTCGAGGCCGAAATTGCGCGCTGGGAAAAAGTGGCGAAGACCGCCGGAATTGCGCCGCTGTAG
- a CDS encoding EAL domain-containing response regulator translates to MRATTEAEVCVPAGGFGRRKVAPRACIVDRKPHLRAFLADALEEFRFVTGECAGALELPARLAEHQPDLLVIGSSVDGVEAEAILDTLATTCFTGSVLTIAPRETIMSDAIRQHGVARGLRMLPPLATPFSVHTLSLSLAPLLPQEPAPEPEIDVAEALKAGWLELWYQRCVDAHSLTPQGAEALLRMRHPNWGVVSPSAFLPDGNDPHFRALSEFVVKRAIADWHYLLDHQGPVDLSINLPVSFLGNERALDDLSAWVPQHPAFGGLIIEIDASEIVDHLDEMAEISRRLRLRNVAIAIDKVGADWPALMHLDTFPFVELKVDRSFVTGCADDRLKRSVCKRIVELAGDYGARCTATGIETRADFQAAHELGFDKMQGYLFGKPMGLKKFARAAHARPVAMQD, encoded by the coding sequence ATGAGAGCAACGACGGAAGCGGAAGTGTGCGTACCTGCAGGCGGTTTCGGCCGCCGCAAGGTGGCGCCGCGCGCGTGTATCGTCGATCGCAAGCCGCACTTGCGGGCTTTCCTGGCCGACGCGCTGGAGGAGTTCCGATTCGTGACGGGGGAATGCGCCGGCGCGCTGGAACTGCCAGCGCGGCTCGCCGAACATCAGCCCGACCTGCTGGTGATCGGCTCGAGCGTCGATGGCGTCGAGGCGGAAGCGATTCTCGATACGCTCGCGACAACCTGTTTTACCGGCAGTGTGCTGACGATCGCGCCGCGCGAGACCATCATGTCGGACGCGATCCGCCAGCACGGCGTCGCGCGCGGCTTGAGGATGCTGCCGCCGCTGGCAACACCCTTCAGCGTGCACACGCTGAGCCTCAGCCTCGCTCCGCTGTTGCCGCAGGAGCCGGCGCCGGAGCCCGAGATCGACGTCGCCGAGGCGCTCAAGGCCGGTTGGCTAGAGCTGTGGTATCAGCGCTGCGTCGATGCGCATTCGCTGACCCCGCAGGGCGCCGAGGCGCTGCTGCGGATGCGACATCCGAACTGGGGCGTGGTGTCGCCCTCGGCATTCCTGCCCGACGGCAACGATCCGCATTTCCGCGCGCTCTCCGAATTCGTGGTGAAACGCGCGATCGCCGACTGGCACTATCTGCTCGACCACCAGGGCCCGGTCGACCTGTCGATCAACCTGCCGGTGAGCTTTCTCGGCAATGAGCGCGCGCTCGACGATCTCTCGGCCTGGGTGCCGCAGCATCCGGCGTTCGGCGGTCTGATCATCGAGATCGACGCCTCCGAGATCGTCGACCATCTGGACGAGATGGCGGAAATCAGTCGGCGACTGCGGCTGCGCAACGTCGCGATCGCGATCGACAAGGTCGGCGCCGACTGGCCGGCGCTGATGCACCTCGACACCTTCCCGTTCGTCGAACTGAAGGTCGACCGTTCGTTCGTCACCGGCTGCGCCGACGACCGGCTGAAACGCTCGGTGTGCAAGCGGATTGTCGAACTCGCCGGCGACTATGGCGCGCGCTGCACCGCGACGGGAATCGAGACCCGCGCCGACTTCCAGGCCGCGCACGAGCTCGGCTTCGACAAGATGCAGGGCTATCTGTTCGGCAAGCCGATGGGTCTGAAGAAATTCGCCCGCGCCGCACACGCGCGCCCGGTGGCGATGCAGGATTGA
- a CDS encoding NUDIX hydrolase, whose translation MSHAHDDATRALIAARCAAFPRHDDGLTPSGLKRAAVAIALVAAEDGSAAFLLTRRSPRLRSHAYQWALPGGRCDDGETAPETALRELHEELGLALNAGDVLGILDDYPTRSGYLVTPVVAWAAGSGPLAPNPDEVASVHHVGLAEIAPPDVFDFTSIPESDRRVVRFRYEDDFIHAPTAALIYQFREVLAGRVTRVADLEQPVFAWK comes from the coding sequence ATGAGCCACGCGCACGACGATGCCACCCGAGCCCTGATCGCCGCGCGCTGCGCGGCTTTTCCGCGCCACGACGATGGCCTGACGCCGTCCGGGCTGAAGCGCGCCGCGGTCGCGATCGCGCTGGTCGCGGCGGAGGACGGCAGTGCGGCGTTCCTGCTGACGCGTCGCTCGCCGCGGCTGCGCTCCCACGCCTATCAATGGGCGCTACCGGGCGGTCGCTGCGACGACGGCGAGACAGCGCCCGAAACCGCGCTGCGGGAATTGCACGAAGAGCTCGGTCTCGCGCTCAACGCCGGCGACGTGCTCGGCATCCTCGATGACTATCCGACCCGCTCCGGCTATCTGGTGACCCCGGTGGTGGCGTGGGCTGCGGGAAGCGGGCCGCTGGCGCCGAACCCGGACGAAGTCGCCTCGGTGCATCACGTCGGCCTTGCCGAGATCGCGCCGCCGGATGTGTTCGACTTCACCTCGATCCCGGAGAGCGACCGCCGCGTGGTCCGGTTCCGCTACGAGGACGACTTCATCCACGCGCCGACCGCGGCGCTGATCTATCAATTCCGTGAAGTGCTGGCCGGCCGCGTCACCCGCGTCGCCGATCTCGAGCAGCCGGTGTTCGCCTGGAAGTAG
- a CDS encoding PaaI family thioesterase, with product MTETTTARSMKADGWSVIHDDGFIDLVGPLWHRCVDGTNEYAIATAAKHRNKRGLVQGGLMMTLADRTSGIAARDQSGAPHLATVQMDTHFVDAAEIGDLLISRPRVVRTTRSLIFTSTEVSVDRRCIILAHGVFKIVRPR from the coding sequence ATGACCGAGACCACCACCGCCCGCAGCATGAAGGCCGACGGCTGGAGCGTGATCCACGACGACGGCTTCATCGATCTGGTCGGGCCGCTGTGGCATCGCTGCGTCGACGGCACCAACGAATACGCGATCGCGACCGCGGCCAAGCATCGCAACAAGCGCGGCCTGGTGCAGGGCGGGCTGATGATGACGCTGGCGGACCGCACCTCGGGCATCGCGGCGCGCGATCAGTCCGGCGCGCCGCATCTCGCCACGGTGCAGATGGACACGCATTTCGTCGACGCCGCCGAGATCGGCGACCTGCTGATCTCGCGGCCGCGGGTGGTGCGGACCACGCGCAGCCTGATCTTCACCTCGACCGAAGTCAGCGTCGACCGCCGCTGCATCATCCTGGCGCACGGCGTGTTCAAGATCGTGCGGCCGCGCTGA
- a CDS encoding HAD family hydrolase yields MLPSALIFDVDGTLAETEELHRQAFNATFAAEQLPWHWDATLYRKLLDVTGGKERIAHFLKSEPDGAERAADRIPELHRAKTDRYTALVVAGTALRPGVARLIREAKAAGVKLGIATTTSLPNVEALLESSLGPDAMALFDAVGAGDVVPAKKPAPDIYLYVLDALKLPAADCVAFEDSTNGVRAARAAGLPTIVTPGLYTEGDDFPGALAVLSDLGEPDAPYRHLAGVGAGESLVTLDALARWCRAA; encoded by the coding sequence ATGTTACCTTCTGCACTGATCTTCGACGTCGATGGCACGCTCGCCGAGACCGAAGAGCTGCACCGTCAGGCCTTCAACGCCACCTTCGCGGCCGAGCAACTGCCGTGGCATTGGGATGCGACGCTGTATCGCAAGCTGCTCGACGTCACCGGCGGCAAGGAGCGGATCGCTCACTTCCTGAAGTCGGAACCGGATGGCGCCGAGCGGGCGGCCGATCGGATCCCCGAACTGCACCGGGCCAAGACCGACCGCTACACCGCGCTGGTCGTCGCCGGCACCGCGCTGCGCCCCGGCGTGGCGCGGCTGATCCGCGAGGCCAAGGCGGCCGGCGTGAAGCTCGGCATTGCCACCACCACCAGCCTGCCGAATGTCGAGGCGCTGCTGGAGTCCTCGCTCGGGCCGGACGCGATGGCGCTGTTCGACGCGGTCGGTGCCGGCGATGTGGTGCCGGCCAAGAAACCGGCGCCGGACATCTACCTCTACGTGCTCGACGCCCTGAAGCTGCCGGCCGCCGATTGCGTCGCGTTCGAGGATTCCACCAACGGGGTCCGCGCAGCGCGGGCCGCCGGGCTGCCGACCATCGTCACCCCGGGGCTCTATACCGAGGGCGACGATTTCCCCGGTGCGCTGGCGGTGCTCAGCGATCTCGGCGAGCCGGATGCGCCGTATCGGCATCTTGCCGGCGTTGGGGCCGGCGAGTCCCTGGTGACGCTGGACGCGCTGGCGCGGTGGTGCCGCGCCGCCTGA
- a CDS encoding response regulator, with amino-acid sequence MEVLVVDDEPAVRTVLTLVLGKAGHQVTVCDSGAGALDWLSCSDPALALIDLSLPKVQDKSVLAAVRAARPALPIIVISGMLPEFDAAMLKREGMTVENGVYCLAKPFTAKQLQKLMDAALAQGGPAPG; translated from the coding sequence ATGGAGGTGCTGGTCGTCGACGACGAGCCCGCGGTGCGTACGGTGTTGACCCTGGTGTTGGGCAAAGCCGGCCATCAGGTGACGGTGTGCGACAGTGGGGCTGGGGCGCTCGACTGGCTCAGCTGTAGCGATCCCGCGCTGGCACTGATCGATCTCAGCCTGCCCAAGGTGCAGGACAAGAGCGTGCTGGCGGCGGTGCGGGCGGCGCGGCCGGCGCTGCCGATCATCGTGATCAGCGGAATGCTGCCCGAGTTCGATGCGGCGATGCTGAAGCGGGAGGGGATGACGGTCGAGAACGGCGTCTATTGCCTGGCCAAGCCGTTCACCGCCAAACAATTGCAGAAGCTGATGGATGCCGCGCTGGCGCAAGGAGGCCCGGCGCCTGGCTAG
- a CDS encoding Arm DNA-binding domain-containing protein — protein sequence MRLKRQSGAQIRTGISDGRGLALQIETSGSKLWRFRYRFTGKETDLIRGLPGRAGNGCLIALGRGARCARDRRGPRALARAR from the coding sequence TTGCGATTGAAGCGGCAAAGCGGCGCGCAAATTCGTACAGGCATCTCGGATGGCCGAGGCCTCGCGCTTCAGATCGAGACAAGCGGGTCGAAGCTCTGGCGCTTCCGCTACCGGTTCACCGGAAAAGAAACCGACCTCATTCGGGGCTTGCCCGGACGTGCCGGTAACGGTTGCCTGATCGCGTTGGGAAGAGGCGCGCGCTGTGCTCGCGACCGGCGTGGACCCCGCGCGCTAGCGCGAGCAAGATAA
- a CDS encoding DNA adenine methylase, producing the protein MINSPLRYPGGKAKLFPYFVELIRENKLFGRDYCEPYAGGAGLAIRLLTNGFIDRVFINDLDPSIYAFWVSALFDTDRFCRLIAKTEITIDQWYRQQKVWQNADVDNKLALGFAAYFLNRTNRSGIIEGAGPIGGFAQKGKWKIDVRLVKDRQIENLKALAGYANQIEVTNLDAIDFLQKTLSNPNTLTYLDPPYFVKGHKLYKNFYEPKDHEEIAELLRNERSANWVVSYDDVPEIRAAYSTFDPTTYLLSYSAGEKSEGPEVIFLSDSIKPPVVPGFSVHHVRRKVAAKRPVATKKSLASKARKQA; encoded by the coding sequence ATGATTAACTCGCCCCTTCGCTATCCCGGCGGCAAGGCAAAACTGTTCCCGTACTTCGTCGAGCTGATACGCGAAAACAAACTCTTCGGCCGCGACTACTGCGAGCCATATGCTGGGGGCGCCGGGCTTGCAATTCGCTTGCTCACCAACGGCTTTATTGACAGGGTCTTTATTAATGACCTCGACCCGTCGATCTACGCCTTCTGGGTTTCTGCGCTTTTTGATACCGATAGATTCTGCCGTCTCATTGCAAAGACCGAGATCACCATCGACCAATGGTATCGGCAGCAGAAGGTGTGGCAAAACGCCGACGTCGACAACAAGCTTGCCCTTGGATTCGCAGCCTATTTCCTTAACCGCACAAATCGCTCTGGCATCATCGAAGGAGCGGGACCCATTGGCGGCTTTGCCCAAAAAGGAAAATGGAAGATCGATGTGCGGCTAGTGAAAGACCGACAGATCGAGAACCTGAAGGCTCTGGCTGGCTACGCCAATCAAATCGAAGTCACGAATCTGGATGCCATCGACTTTCTCCAGAAAACACTGAGCAATCCAAATACCCTAACTTATCTAGACCCCCCTTACTTCGTAAAGGGTCACAAGCTTTACAAGAATTTCTACGAGCCGAAAGATCACGAAGAAATTGCTGAGTTGCTCCGCAACGAGCGGAGCGCAAATTGGGTCGTTTCCTACGACGACGTACCGGAAATTCGTGCTGCATACTCGACATTTGATCCCACAACTTATCTCCTGAGCTACAGCGCGGGCGAGAAGTCCGAAGGGCCCGAGGTCATTTTTCTAAGCGATAGCATTAAGCCGCCAGTCGTCCCCGGCTTCAGTGTGCATCATGTTCGGCGCAAGGTCGCTGCAAAGCGCCCAGTAGCCACCAAGAAGTCCCTCGCTTCGAAGGCACGTAAACAAGCTTAG
- a CDS encoding recombinase family protein — MAHTQPKFVAYYRVSTKRQGASGLGIAAQRSAVAAYLNGTSGVIAAEFTEMESGRRSDRPALEQALTTARIHQAALVVAKVDRLTRSVGFLSKLLEAGVDVRFSDMPAIEGPTGRFMLQQMAAVAELEAGLISSRTKAALAAAKARGTKLGGNRGVRLTNAARAKGRAEQSSRAQSRAGDLAPLLLQLRSNGIASANAMAAALTARDIPTARGGRKWSAVQVRRIIARIDGWERMVLPAP, encoded by the coding sequence GTGGCCCACACTCAACCTAAGTTCGTTGCCTACTATCGGGTCTCGACGAAGAGGCAAGGCGCATCAGGGCTTGGTATCGCAGCACAACGGTCCGCCGTTGCGGCTTACCTAAATGGGACATCGGGAGTCATTGCCGCTGAATTCACTGAGATGGAGAGCGGACGCCGCAGCGATCGCCCCGCATTGGAGCAAGCGCTCACCACCGCACGAATCCATCAGGCGGCACTCGTCGTCGCTAAAGTCGACCGCCTCACCCGCTCTGTCGGCTTTCTGTCCAAGCTGCTTGAGGCAGGTGTCGACGTAAGGTTTTCGGACATGCCCGCTATCGAGGGACCAACGGGCCGCTTTATGCTCCAGCAGATGGCCGCCGTCGCCGAGTTGGAAGCCGGCTTAATCTCATCAAGAACGAAGGCCGCTCTTGCTGCTGCGAAAGCACGCGGGACTAAGCTCGGTGGGAACAGGGGAGTCCGCTTAACAAACGCTGCCCGTGCGAAAGGTCGGGCCGAGCAATCCAGTAGAGCACAGAGCCGCGCCGGCGATCTGGCTCCTCTGTTGCTTCAATTGCGGTCCAATGGGATCGCATCCGCCAATGCAATGGCTGCTGCACTGACTGCAAGAGATATTCCTACGGCTCGCGGCGGCCGCAAGTGGTCGGCGGTACAGGTGCGCCGTATCATCGCCAGAATAGATGGATGGGAGCGGATGGTTTTGCCGGCGCCGTAG
- a CDS encoding helix-turn-helix domain-containing protein has protein sequence MEDETGIVGVVAATVRRARKAAGLSQEDLALEAGLDRTYISQVERGKRNLTVIVLARIAGALKTTPDKLLIPPRKARS, from the coding sequence ATGGAAGACGAGACGGGCATCGTTGGCGTAGTGGCGGCAACCGTGCGGAGAGCCCGCAAGGCGGCCGGGCTGTCTCAGGAAGACTTAGCCTTAGAGGCCGGGCTGGATCGCACCTACATCAGCCAAGTCGAACGGGGAAAGCGAAACCTTACGGTGATCGTGCTGGCTCGCATCGCGGGTGCCTTAAAGACGACCCCGGATAAGCTGTTGATTCCCCCGCGCAAGGCTCGAAGTTAG
- a CDS encoding tyrosine-type recombinase/integrase, with amino-acid sequence MLFRVVRPMKRKSSRSAYFVQRIPADIKGRIAGRRLAIPFGGSTKFVTPTERSQSISFSLGTDDPAQVKILQAAIAGHLETIWQAFRNDDPVTLSHRQATALAGDLYRIWADSEVGARTVAIEHIPGIGWKRCAESQEEHEAYWAAVVDMWERVGSSGDAKDLEQPLGPLVDRLLLSKGIRHVDEDSRAILLSAFWMAMRDAFESRKRNAEGNYAPDPKATRFPDWRAPLRSAGDPIKADVSLKGLVEDWWTEAQAAGRKPSTYESYRNTMAKLVAVLEHDDASRVTPEDILRFKDVRLAKGASAKTVKDSDLAGLKTIFAWAKMNRRIATNPAEGITLKVSKPRKLRSKGFSDAEAALILRHAKGYQAGREAPKLAAAKRWVPWLCAFTGARVGEMLQLRKQDVRREGNHWVVHVTPEAGPVKTDEARVVVLHQQVIELGFLGFLEGSKPGHLFITPGSDELGIRKAVKTARNKVNMFVREVVQDPNVDPSHGWRHRFKTVGIDEQVEMRVLDAIQGHAPRNISEGYGEVTIRAIADAIARFPSIKV; translated from the coding sequence ATGCTGTTTCGGGTGGTACGTCCCATGAAGCGGAAGAGCTCGCGGTCTGCCTATTTCGTGCAGCGCATTCCGGCTGACATTAAAGGCAGGATCGCTGGCCGGAGGCTCGCGATTCCGTTCGGCGGCAGCACCAAATTCGTCACCCCGACGGAGCGCTCCCAGTCGATTTCCTTTTCGCTCGGCACGGATGATCCGGCCCAAGTGAAGATCTTGCAGGCGGCAATCGCAGGCCACCTTGAGACGATTTGGCAGGCGTTTCGAAATGATGACCCGGTCACGCTCTCGCACCGTCAAGCAACGGCGCTCGCCGGCGATCTCTATCGCATTTGGGCCGACAGTGAGGTCGGCGCCAGGACAGTGGCCATCGAACACATCCCCGGAATTGGTTGGAAGCGCTGCGCTGAATCTCAGGAAGAGCACGAAGCCTATTGGGCGGCCGTGGTGGATATGTGGGAAAGGGTCGGCTCCAGCGGAGACGCAAAGGATTTGGAGCAGCCCCTCGGGCCGCTGGTAGACCGCCTGCTCCTCAGCAAAGGGATACGTCACGTTGACGAGGACTCTCGGGCCATCCTTCTGTCCGCCTTCTGGATGGCAATGAGGGACGCCTTCGAGAGCCGCAAGAGAAACGCTGAGGGCAACTATGCCCCGGACCCCAAGGCGACTCGTTTTCCGGATTGGCGAGCCCCTCTGCGGAGCGCAGGCGATCCCATCAAGGCGGATGTTTCGCTGAAGGGGCTGGTTGAAGATTGGTGGACAGAAGCCCAAGCCGCTGGGCGAAAGCCGAGCACCTATGAAAGCTATCGGAACACGATGGCAAAGCTCGTCGCTGTCTTGGAGCACGATGATGCAAGCCGAGTGACTCCGGAAGACATTCTCCGTTTCAAGGATGTCCGCCTTGCGAAAGGCGCGAGTGCCAAGACGGTCAAGGACAGCGACCTTGCCGGCCTGAAGACCATTTTTGCATGGGCCAAGATGAATAGGCGGATTGCCACCAATCCTGCCGAGGGGATCACGCTAAAAGTCTCGAAGCCTCGAAAGCTCCGCTCGAAGGGGTTTTCGGATGCGGAGGCCGCGCTCATCCTACGCCATGCGAAGGGCTACCAAGCAGGCCGGGAGGCACCGAAACTTGCGGCTGCGAAACGGTGGGTGCCGTGGCTGTGCGCGTTCACGGGTGCACGCGTGGGCGAAATGCTCCAGCTCCGGAAACAGGATGTTCGCCGAGAAGGCAACCATTGGGTCGTGCATGTGACGCCTGAGGCCGGGCCCGTAAAGACAGATGAGGCCAGGGTCGTCGTGCTTCATCAGCAGGTGATTGAGCTAGGCTTCTTGGGTTTTCTCGAAGGCTCCAAGCCGGGCCATCTCTTCATCACGCCGGGTTCAGATGAGCTTGGCATCCGCAAAGCGGTGAAGACTGCGCGGAATAAGGTGAACATGTTTGTCCGCGAAGTCGTGCAGGACCCGAATGTCGATCCAAGCCACGGCTGGCGGCATCGCTTCAAGACGGTGGGAATTGATGAGCAGGTCGAGATGCGCGTCCTGGACGCCATCCAAGGTCACGCCCCGCGGAATATTTCGGAAGGCTACGGCGAGGTGACCATCAGGGCGATAGCTGACGCCATTGCTAGGTTTCCGTCCATAAAAGTTTGA
- the yacG gene encoding DNA gyrase inhibitor YacG — MPAEPAKPKRNGAKPCPVCGKPATAQSHPFCSERCRDVDLNRWLSGAYAIPGRPADDEED, encoded by the coding sequence ATGCCGGCTGAACCGGCCAAGCCGAAGCGGAATGGCGCCAAGCCTTGCCCGGTCTGCGGCAAGCCGGCGACCGCCCAATCGCACCCGTTCTGCAGCGAGCGCTGCCGCGACGTCGACCTCAATCGCTGGCTGTCCGGCGCCTACGCGATTCCGGGCCGCCCGGCCGACGACGAAGAGGATTGA
- a CDS encoding Maf-like protein: protein MLGRPKLVLASGSPRRLALLNQAGIEPDALRPADVDETPIRGELPRACANRLARAKAEAALQSIQLDDDLRGSYLLAADTVVAVGRRILPKAELTDEASQCLRLLSGRNHRVYTAVCLVTPKEAFRQRLVETRVRFKRLSEEDIAGYVGSGEWRGKAGGYAVQGIAGSFVVKLVGSYTNVVGLPLYETISLLGGEGFPIRHGWLNAG from the coding sequence ATGCTCGGCCGCCCCAAACTCGTTCTCGCCTCCGGCTCGCCGCGACGGCTCGCGCTGCTCAATCAGGCCGGCATCGAGCCCGATGCGCTGCGGCCGGCGGACGTCGACGAAACGCCGATCCGCGGCGAGCTGCCGCGCGCCTGCGCCAACCGGCTGGCCCGCGCCAAGGCCGAGGCGGCGCTGCAGTCGATCCAGCTCGACGATGATCTGCGCGGCTCGTATCTGCTCGCCGCCGACACCGTGGTGGCGGTCGGCCGCCGCATCCTTCCGAAGGCCGAGCTGACCGACGAAGCCTCGCAGTGCCTGCGGCTGCTGTCGGGTCGCAACCACCGCGTCTATACCGCGGTCTGCCTGGTCACGCCGAAGGAAGCATTCCGCCAGCGCCTGGTCGAGACCCGGGTGCGGTTCAAGCGGCTGTCGGAAGAGGACATCGCCGGCTATGTCGGCTCCGGCGAATGGCGCGGCAAGGCTGGCGGCTATGCGGTGCAGGGCATCGCCGGCTCGTTCGTGGTCAAGCTGGTCGGCTCCTACACCAACGTCGTCGGGCTGCCGCTGTACGAGACGATTTCGCTGCTCGGCGGCGAGGGTTTCCCGATCCGTCACGGCTGGCTCAATGCCGGCTGA
- a CDS encoding AAA family ATPase, whose translation MITRLAVSGYRSLRDVRLSLGPLNVVTGANGTGKSSLYRALRLLAEIAQGRVIQSLAAEGGLPSTLWAGPETLSRTMKRGVHPVQGTTRSTRVSLKLGFAGPDYGYAIDLGLPPPPDGPRASRFTRDPEIKVETVWTGELLGRANAFAERRGPFVRVRDDGGQWREVYRSLSPADSMMTHGADPREALELLLLRDRMRDWRFYDQLRTDRDAPARRPQIGTRTPVLGGDGADLAAAIQTVLEIGDHEALAATIDDAFPRARLEVSEADGYFELAMEQHGLLRPLKAAELSDGTLRYLLLVAALLSPRPPELMILNEPEASLHPDLLAPLARLIAAAATRSQIVVVSHADGLVSALRREADSREIVLEKELSETLVRDGERPSWNWPAR comes from the coding sequence ATGATCACGCGACTTGCTGTTTCGGGCTACCGATCGTTGCGCGACGTTCGGCTGTCGCTCGGGCCGCTGAATGTCGTCACCGGCGCCAACGGCACGGGGAAGTCGAGCCTGTATCGCGCGTTGCGGCTGCTGGCCGAGATCGCGCAAGGGCGGGTGATTCAATCGCTGGCCGCCGAGGGCGGCTTGCCGTCGACGCTGTGGGCCGGGCCTGAGACGCTGTCGCGCACGATGAAGCGCGGCGTTCATCCGGTGCAGGGCACGACGCGTAGCACCCGCGTCAGCCTGAAGCTCGGTTTCGCCGGCCCGGATTACGGCTACGCGATCGATCTCGGCCTGCCGCCGCCGCCGGATGGGCCGCGCGCATCGAGGTTCACGCGCGATCCGGAGATCAAGGTCGAGACCGTGTGGACCGGCGAACTGCTCGGCCGCGCCAACGCGTTCGCCGAACGGCGCGGTCCGTTCGTGCGGGTGCGTGACGACGGCGGCCAGTGGCGCGAGGTGTATCGGTCGCTGAGCCCCGCCGACAGCATGATGACTCACGGCGCCGATCCGCGTGAAGCGCTCGAACTATTGCTGCTGCGCGACCGGATGCGGGACTGGCGGTTCTATGATCAGTTGCGTACCGATCGCGACGCCCCGGCGCGGCGGCCGCAGATCGGCACCCGCACGCCGGTGCTCGGCGGCGACGGTGCCGATCTGGCGGCAGCGATCCAGACCGTCCTGGAGATCGGCGATCACGAGGCGCTCGCGGCCACCATCGACGATGCTTTTCCGCGTGCGCGCCTCGAGGTGTCCGAGGCCGACGGTTATTTCGAACTGGCGATGGAGCAGCACGGCCTGCTGCGTCCCCTGAAAGCCGCTGAATTGTCGGACGGCACGCTGCGCTACCTGCTGCTGGTCGCCGCGCTGCTGTCGCCGCGGCCGCCCGAGCTGATGATCCTCAACGAGCCTGAGGCCAGCCTGCACCCCGATCTTCTCGCGCCGCTCGCCCGGCTGATCGCCGCAGCCGCGACACGCTCGCAGATCGTCGTGGTGTCGCATGCCGACGGACTGGTATCGGCGCTGCGCCGCGAGGCGGACAGCCGCGAGATCGTGCTCGAGAAAGAGCTGAGCGAGACGCTGGTCCGCGACGGCGAGCGCCCATCCTGGAACTGGCCGGCGCGTTGA